One Panicum virgatum strain AP13 chromosome 9K, P.virgatum_v5, whole genome shotgun sequence genomic region harbors:
- the LOC120649297 gene encoding protein FLX-like 1, whose protein sequence is MAARRGPHVISLHDPNPPLLGRAPGPAAAAAPAPGPAAHPAFAAIEQRLVDRDLDIQELLVDNQRFAATHVALQKQLISAQHELRAVSVAATRARLEREGEVHALAEQAAHIEAEARAVAAARADVDQVHADIQVLAAARSELVNRLQGLREELALKKVEASKTGAVRAQIETMRREIQKGRSAVDFEKKAHSDNLEQSKAMEKNMIAVASEIERLRGELLNAEKGTPTVNPAAAVPNSGYPAAYGNSEATYTAMYGNPDATYAAQSYPDAYSTNQAHMHTQGNSHYMGQPVSYGQYESQHTNVQR, encoded by the exons AtggccgcgcggcgcgggcccCACGTCATCAGCCTGCACGATCCCAACCCGCCCCTCCTCGGCCGCGCGCCGgggcccgcggcggccgccgcgcccgcgccgggcCCCGCCGCGCACCCCGCCTTCGCCGCCATCGAGCAGCGCCTCGTCGACCGGGACCTGGACATCCAGGAGCTGCTCGTCGACAACCAGCGGTTCGCCGCCACGCACGTCGCGCTCCAGAAGCAGCTCATCTCGGCGCAGCACGAGCTGCGGGCGGtctccgtcgccgccaccagGGCCCGCCTCGAGCGGGAGGGCGAGGTGCACGCCCTGgcggagcaggcggcgcacatcgaggccgaggcgcgggccgtcgccgcggcgcgcgcggacgTCGACCAGGTGCACGCCGACATCCAGGTGCTCGCTGCGGCGCGCTCCGAGCTCGTCAACCGGCTCCAGGGACTGCGGGAGGAGCTCGCGCTCAAGAAGGTCGAGGCGAGTAAGACCGGTGCCGTCCGGGCGCAGATTGAAACCATGCGCCGGGAGATCCAGAAGGGCAG ATCTGCAGTTGATTTCGAAAAGAAGGCACATTCTGATAACCTTGAGCAAAGTAAAGCGATGGAGAAAAACATGATCGCTGTGGCTAGTGAGATAGAGAGGCTTCGAGGAGAACTTTTAAACGCTGAGAAAGGGACCCCTACTGTCAACCCAGCAGCAGCTGTTCCTAACTCTG GATATCCTGCAGCTTATGGCAATTCTGAGGCAACATATACCGCGATGTATGGCAATCCTGATGCAACATATGCTGCACAGTCTTATCCCGATGCTTATAGCACTAATCAG GCTCATATGCACACTCAAGGCAATTCTCATTACATGGGTCAACCTGTTTCCTATGGACAATATGAGAGCCAGCACACCAATGTCCAAAGATGA
- the LOC120649296 gene encoding multiple inositol polyphosphate phosphatase 1-like isoform X2: MAAPRVPLPQLLLLVVAALVAAAPVRRASGAGEFDVRRHLSTVTRYDVARGSSSVKSMPPIPDGSRVIHLNLVARHGTRAPTKKRIKELDRLAIRLEALMNEAKQGLNSDSLKKVPSWIKGWESRWKGRTKGGELTSEGEEELYNLATRVKERFQDLFDDEYHPDVYSIRATQVSRASASAVAFGLGLLSGKGKLGPGKNRAFSVLSESRASDICLRFFDSCETYKAYRKRKEPDVEKQKEPILEHVTAALVNRYHLNFTTQDVSSLWFLCKQEASLLNITNQACGLFNEAEVYFLEWTDDLEGFVLKGYGESINYRMGLPLLKDVVQSMEEAIIAKEENHPDGTYEKARLRFAHAETVVPFSCLLGLFLEGSDFEKIQQEEALDIPPMPPQGRNWKGSVVAPFAGNNMLVLYQCPGKTSDASTSGGQNNSYLVQVLHNEVPVSMPNGNTS; this comes from the exons ATGGCTGCTCCTCGCGTGCCGCTTCCCCAGCTGCtgctcctcgtcgtcgccgcgcTCGTCGCAGCTGCCCCCGTCCGGAGGGCGTCCGGGGCCGGGGAGTTCGACGTCCGCCGCCACCTCTCAACCGTCACCAG GTACGATGTGGCCAGAGGGTCTAGTAGTGTCAAGTCTATGCCACCAATCCCAGATGGGAGCCGTGTGATCCACCTCAATCTAGTG GCAAGACATGGGACTCGTGCTCCTACCAAGAAGCGAATCAAGGAGCTGGATAGATTGGCAATAAGGCTGGAAGCTCTTATGAATGAGGCAAAACAAGGTCTCAACAGTGATTCTCTGAAGAAAGTTCCATCCTGGATAAAGGGCTGGGAGTCACGTTGGAAGGGTAGAACTAAAGGTGGTGAGCTGACTagtgaaggagaagaagagcTCTACAACTTAGCCACCAGAGTGAAGGAGAGGTTTCAAGACCTATTTGATGATGAATACCACCCTGACGTATATTCGATAAGAGCAACTCAG GTTTCTCGGGCATCTGCTAGTGCAGTAGCATTTGGTTTGGGATTGCTTTCTGGGAAGGGAAAGCTTGGACCAGGGAAGAACCGTGCCTTTTCTGTTCTGAGCGAGAGTCGTGCAAGTGATATTTGTCTGAGATTCTTTGATAGCTGTGAAACATACAAG GCATACAGGAAAAGGAAGGAGCCTGATGTCGAAAAGCAAAAGGAGCCGATTCTAGAGCATGTCACAGCTGCACTTGTGAATCGTTATCACCTCAATTTTACAACTCAGGATGTCTCTTCCCTCTGGTTTCTTTGTAAGCAG GAAGCATCTTTATTGAATATAACCAATCAAGCTTGCGGGCTTTTTAATGAAGCTGAG GTTTATTTTCTAGAGTGGACAGATGATTTGGAGGGTTTTGTTCTAAAAGGCTATGGTGAGTCAATTAACTACCGTATGGGACTGCCATTGCTCAAGGACGTTGTCCAGTCAATGGAAGAAGCAATCATAGCTAAAGAAG AAAACCACCCTGATGGTACGTATGAAAAGGCAAGGCTCCGGTTTGCACACGCAGAAACTGTTGTTCCTTTCAGCTGCCTTCTTGGTCTTTTTCTTGAAGGTTCAG ATTTTGAAAAGATACAGCAGGAGGAAGCATTGGACATACCCCCTATGCCACCACAGGGAAGAAACTGGAAGGGCAGTGTTGTAGCTCCTTTTGCTGGTAACAATATGCTGGTTTTATATCAATGCCCAGGCAAAACTTCAGATGCCAGCACTTCTGGGGGTCAAAATAACTCATACTTGGTTCAAGTTCTACACAATGAAGTCCCAGTTTCAATGCCA AACGGAAATACAAGTTGA
- the LOC120649296 gene encoding multiple inositol polyphosphate phosphatase 1-like isoform X1 → MAAPRVPLPQLLLLVVAALVAAAPVRRASGAGEFDVRRHLSTVTRYDVARGSSSVKSMPPIPDGSRVIHLNLVARHGTRAPTKKRIKELDRLAIRLEALMNEAKQGLNSDSLKKVPSWIKGWESRWKGRTKGGELTSEGEEELYNLATRVKERFQDLFDDEYHPDVYSIRATQVSRASASAVAFGLGLLSGKGKLGPGKNRAFSVLSESRASDICLRFFDSCETYKAYRKRKEPDVEKQKEPILEHVTAALVNRYHLNFTTQDVSSLWFLCKQEASLLNITNQACGLFNEAEVYFLEWTDDLEGFVLKGYGESINYRMGLPLLKDVVQSMEEAIIAKEENHPDGTYEKARLRFAHAETVVPFSCLLGLFLEGSDFEKIQQEEALDIPPMPPQGRNWKGSVVAPFAGNNMLVLYQCPGKTSDASTSGGQNNSYLVQVLHNEVPVSMPGCGNKDFCPFEEFKEKIVKPHLKHDYNMICKINPPVASEEPASFPTKVSSFFVGLFSQKGYRAVSAESVKTEL, encoded by the exons ATGGCTGCTCCTCGCGTGCCGCTTCCCCAGCTGCtgctcctcgtcgtcgccgcgcTCGTCGCAGCTGCCCCCGTCCGGAGGGCGTCCGGGGCCGGGGAGTTCGACGTCCGCCGCCACCTCTCAACCGTCACCAG GTACGATGTGGCCAGAGGGTCTAGTAGTGTCAAGTCTATGCCACCAATCCCAGATGGGAGCCGTGTGATCCACCTCAATCTAGTG GCAAGACATGGGACTCGTGCTCCTACCAAGAAGCGAATCAAGGAGCTGGATAGATTGGCAATAAGGCTGGAAGCTCTTATGAATGAGGCAAAACAAGGTCTCAACAGTGATTCTCTGAAGAAAGTTCCATCCTGGATAAAGGGCTGGGAGTCACGTTGGAAGGGTAGAACTAAAGGTGGTGAGCTGACTagtgaaggagaagaagagcTCTACAACTTAGCCACCAGAGTGAAGGAGAGGTTTCAAGACCTATTTGATGATGAATACCACCCTGACGTATATTCGATAAGAGCAACTCAG GTTTCTCGGGCATCTGCTAGTGCAGTAGCATTTGGTTTGGGATTGCTTTCTGGGAAGGGAAAGCTTGGACCAGGGAAGAACCGTGCCTTTTCTGTTCTGAGCGAGAGTCGTGCAAGTGATATTTGTCTGAGATTCTTTGATAGCTGTGAAACATACAAG GCATACAGGAAAAGGAAGGAGCCTGATGTCGAAAAGCAAAAGGAGCCGATTCTAGAGCATGTCACAGCTGCACTTGTGAATCGTTATCACCTCAATTTTACAACTCAGGATGTCTCTTCCCTCTGGTTTCTTTGTAAGCAG GAAGCATCTTTATTGAATATAACCAATCAAGCTTGCGGGCTTTTTAATGAAGCTGAG GTTTATTTTCTAGAGTGGACAGATGATTTGGAGGGTTTTGTTCTAAAAGGCTATGGTGAGTCAATTAACTACCGTATGGGACTGCCATTGCTCAAGGACGTTGTCCAGTCAATGGAAGAAGCAATCATAGCTAAAGAAG AAAACCACCCTGATGGTACGTATGAAAAGGCAAGGCTCCGGTTTGCACACGCAGAAACTGTTGTTCCTTTCAGCTGCCTTCTTGGTCTTTTTCTTGAAGGTTCAG ATTTTGAAAAGATACAGCAGGAGGAAGCATTGGACATACCCCCTATGCCACCACAGGGAAGAAACTGGAAGGGCAGTGTTGTAGCTCCTTTTGCTGGTAACAATATGCTGGTTTTATATCAATGCCCAGGCAAAACTTCAGATGCCAGCACTTCTGGGGGTCAAAATAACTCATACTTGGTTCAAGTTCTACACAATGAAGTCCCAGTTTCAATGCCA GGGTGCGGCAACAAAGATTTCTGTCCATTCGAGGAGTTCAAG GAGAAGATAGTCAAACCACACCTGAAGCATGACTACAACATGATATGCAAGATCAATCCCCCTGTGGCGAGCGAGGAACCTGCTTCGTTCCCCACCAAGGTGTCCAGTTTCTTCGTTGGATTGTTCTCGCAGAAAGGGTACCGCGCCGTGAGCGCTGAAAGCGTCAAGACCGAGTTGTAA